In the genome of Brachypodium distachyon strain Bd21 chromosome 3, Brachypodium_distachyon_v3.0, whole genome shotgun sequence, the window TTTGTGGCTATCTATGCCCTGGGATGAGTTAGCTGTACCTATTTCAATTGATTAATAAAGACCGTGCTTTCgctaaaaaaatcaattcGCTTAACCAAAACGGTTACacctgctccctccgttccataactCCTCACCCATCGCCCAGGCGCCCACTCGCCCGGACGCCGGCGGACAGGAGTCAGCAGAGCAGCGCGTCAGCGACAAGCCGGCAATTGCAATCCAGATTTCAGAAATCAAAATCGGTATGATAACACAACTCCTGATCAGCTgatccttttccttttgtgcAAATCTTTTCTAGCCCTAATGTGTTGATTCACCCAGAGCCTTAATTGATCTAGCCATCTAGCTGGGTCATGGAACAGTATTTTCATAAAAGAAATCGACCGtcagaagatgatgatgcagACACAATTAAGGCAACGCAAGCAATCAAATGTTGCTAGTGCTAGTATCTCAAAGCCTTCGATTTGCTACTACTAGTATTCAGAGAGAAATTGATTTAGATGTACTTATGATCCTGCTGAGTGCTGATCGGAACAAAATTTCAGAATACACCGAAAATCAGAAATAAGATGAGATTAGGAGAAGATATTTAGCCAAGGGACACATTACATGCCCCCTCCTGAATTTGATTAATTGTCGTTCAGGTATATTGGAGATGGCcatcttcgcaaaaaaaaattatcggAGATGGCCAACGAAGATTTATCAAAATTGGTTTAAGAAATATGACAGTTGGCTTGAGTATAGTGACAAGATGCAATAGgtcttttgtttgtatggttgtgtgcattgATCGATGCAGAGCCTGCGGGgttttcctccttttcgaaaaaaaggtCTTTTGTTTGTGCTGCTACTTAGACTTCAATGATGGACAAGCTGGGAATGATTTAAAGGTTGAAACAAGACATGTTTTCTACCATTAATACTGAAGACGTGCTTGATGTTTCAAGAAGATGACAAATCATCAAGGCAAACTTTGAGATGTGAGTGCTTTACAAATAGTACTCCACTTGACTTTACATGTTTCATCTAGTTTTACTTATTTAAAACTTGTGAAATTGACATGTTGTCTTTGGTCAGTTTTTTCAGGGGAAGCAAACATGCCCGACTGCCCTTAAAGCTACAAAGTTGTTTCTTACTACTTCTCATATACGTAAATTAGTTGTTTTAGGATTTCATCCAACTGGTAATGTCTCCATCCATAGAAAGTTGGAGGGTTAGTCTGTCCATTAATTTTTGTAGTTGAGTGACGGGGAAAAAATACACTTTTCACTTTATTATTTGCCGTAATACATAGAAACGTACAAAAACAATCACAAAAAGTAAAAATGGCACGAGACAGCGgtgaaagaaaataatttgCGGCTTTGCGCCCTTGCAGGCTTGCTCGCGTTTATTTGCGTGAAGAAATAGCTTAAGGGTTCGCATCACCGTAACCGTTTCCACtgccttggccgccgccggttccACCGTTTTTACCACCACCCTCGCCGCCCCCGTTACCAGAGGCGTTTGCATTTGTGTGACCGTTATCTGCCTCACTAGAGCCAGACCCAGTGCCACCACCGGTGCCATAGCCAGCGGAGTCAGCAGGGcagtcttcgtcgtcgtctacttctccaccaccgccgccgccgccggaaccaCCAGCGCTTGAGCTCCCGCCATTACCACCATAAGGCCACGACCCTTGGTTCGTCTGGCTGGAGCTTGAGCCGCCGCCGTACCCACTGCCAAACCCAGAACCACCTGGCCGtgccacaccgccgccgctgccgccgcctccagcgcTAGCGTGGGATCCGCCGGTCCCACTCCAAGCGTTTCCCTGGCCACCCCCgcttcctccaccgccgccgttcaCGGCTCCGCCACCCTGCCCCCCTCCGGTGCCTGTTCCTTGAGAAGTAGAGTATCTAGCTATCCTGGCTGCGCTGGCTAACCCAATGCTGAAGAGGAGAACTAAGCTAAGCGACACAAGCTTAGTGGTAGACATTGTGTGAGGTTAGCACTTAGCAAAGTGCTGTGCTGGGATGGATCGATGCTAAATGGACTGGATCGCTTGCGTATTTATGGTGCCAGGAGCCGGAGGTCAAACATTGGTGTGCTTGATATTTACGAAATATATCCACATTATTATCATCTTGTGAGTACGTAACATGTACAGACCCGTACTTCACGAATACTGTACAAGATGAATacgtcatgcatgcattggaGTGGTTAGATCCGATCTACAGAACCGTGGACTTCATCATAGCTAATGGAGCTTTTACAATCGAGCGGATTGAAAGATTCGGATTTTGTTTAAGCCAAGTGCACCGATCGAGCGACGACTTGTGACTTCCTCACAAGATAAGTTGGTCAATAAATCTAGCGTAATTTTTCCGGTGAACTCCATGTGTGCGCAGCAAACTGGCCGCATGCAAGATTATTGCAATATAGGACTAACTGTATCGCAATTCACAAGATGAAGTACAAGAGTAGGTTTTGCACATAACCACTATTTTACAGGGGGGCTAGATCATGCACATAACCTAACTAGCCAGTTTAAATGTGCTGACATGAAATCCGATGGCATATACCCTTCATGCCACATCAAGCAAATTCAAAGGAAGACGGGTCGGTTGCGAGCCAGTGAGAGTTCGCAAGTCACAGGGAAGACGATGATGAATGGGAGAGAGGTGTCTCGCTTTCGCCTTCCATGTCTCTAGAATATTTTTGCAGCATGGATAGATGCATGTACataatattttgtttcccttCTCTTCTAATCGTTGTGCTGCCCTGGTTAAGTCCTCCATCCTCTAAGTGTATTCTATCACTTACTTTGTTTGTTGTGCC includes:
- the LOC100846936 gene encoding putative glycine-rich cell wall structural protein 1 — encoded protein: MSTTKLVSLSLVLLFSIGLASAARIARYSTSQGTGTGGGQGGGAVNGGGGGSGGGQGNAWSGTGGSHASAGGGGSGGGVARPGGSGFGSGYGGGSSSSQTNQGSWPYGGNGGSSSAGGSGGGGGGGEVDDDEDCPADSAGYGTGGGTGSGSSEADNGHTNANASGNGGGEGGGKNGGTGGGQGSGNGYGDANP